CGGAGCTGCCGTGCGCGCGGTGATCGCCGAGGATTCGGTGCTGTTGCGGGTCGGACTGGCCAAGGTCCTGGAGACCGGCGGGTTCCAGGTCGTCGCGGAAGCCGGCGACGCCGAGGGGCTGCTGGCGGCAGTGGCCGAGCACCGGCCCGACCTCGCCCTGATCGACGTCCGGATGCCGCCCGGCTTCGCCGACGAGGGGGTGCGGGCGGCGATGGAGATCCGCCGGCGCTGGCCGGGGACGCCGGTGGTGCTGCTTTCGCAGTACGTGGAGGAGCGGTACGCGGCCGACTTGCTGTCCGCGAACACCAGCGGCGTGGGCTACCTGCTCAAACAGCGGGTCGCCGACGTCGCCGACTTCGTGGCGGCGGTCCGGCGGGTGGCGGACGGGGGAACGGCCCTGGACCCGCAGGTCGTCGCCCAGCTGCTGCTGCGCCGCGACAGCGACCCTCTCGCGCGGCTGACTCCCCGCGAACGGGACGTGCTGGGCCTGATGGCCGAAGGGCGCTCGAATGCGGGCATCGCGCAGGCGCTGGTGGTCAGCGAGAGCGCCGTGGCGAAGCACATCAACAACATCTTCGCCAAGCTCGACCTGC
The nucleotide sequence above comes from Amycolatopsis sp. AA4. Encoded proteins:
- a CDS encoding response regulator transcription factor — protein: MRAVIAEDSVLLRVGLAKVLETGGFQVVAEAGDAEGLLAAVAEHRPDLALIDVRMPPGFADEGVRAAMEIRRRWPGTPVVLLSQYVEERYAADLLSANTSGVGYLLKQRVADVADFVAAVRRVADGGTALDPQVVAQLLLRRDSDPLARLTPRERDVLGLMAEGRSNAGIAQALVVSESAVAKHINNIFAKLDLPVADADHRRVLAVLRFLGASRA